A genomic window from Betta splendens chromosome 17, fBetSpl5.4, whole genome shotgun sequence includes:
- the ankrd12 gene encoding ankyrin repeat domain-containing protein 12 isoform X3: MAKPGSDRDGAMVDKQAGKKSKEKLSPFSKTPKLDRSELLGKEGKTKSSMKRKLSFTTSPTRTEERDSDTDKDGPDKKKVKKETGSKKPQPPNLLFGYPLSERKQMALLMQMTANSPDSTPSHPSQTTPVQKKVPSSTSSRQKDKVNKRNERGETPLHMAAIRGDAKQVKELISLGADVNVKDFAGWTPLHEACNLGYYDVAKVLIAAGAEVNTQGLDDDTPLHDASSSGHKDIVKLLLRHGGNAFQANKRGERPVDVADSQELEQLLKGELPLSDQDDSTSESEDPPSVDPSSVDDNMEDSDTEKDSDSKPATKASSSMPELDEYEFKDEEEEEDLSKALNDRHILRRELRQREKDDKDRNHVAGKQGSKGDSSKSKKQKTSRVHCSSDTSSDESVLEKRNSPTCSQSSENLKAETRSKKDNAEQKDKGKVKRKSKSQNKNKENQEDGKENSKTLVLSLATVSESTEKGREEDSFKMSFSPKDDSSVHLFHLSSIKSPKLNHSLTDKQSPLKQENTKMCISMSDSSCPVDSVKFNHYTDTEYCTEGSSTKGCKHKEKSKHQQKDSSLDGDDGHLSPYKDGSLGNSIDSSEGVLRKTDLDGKVVKKHKLKHKEKDKHRREYEAERSRRREKEARKDSHRNLEFDREFWKENFFKSDETDEPLPVKKEGDDSLPKNSDSSPVKDERNPKEKHSSSKEKKSREEREKDKAVKKERKEAAGKEEKLKDSKPSERDERLDCHSSGRIPEESLQSNSMKEETEEKPVSGITADQEQLESSEKGSRERTDKRLPGKEKDLEKMEKRHLDREKKVKTEHSDKTEPQNSVDRWKEKERTGAVSSHSPGDKNYKDNEKLKSLFPTKKHEDGRKNKDKFDKRVDKEYSVWDHREKDRTNSDKKGKPLEKSTDHGKSDRSKEKDCDRKKREKLKDGTLSSSSNLKLVLEEKKSYLSESSRSVSAKSKEEVVRTPEKDRDRRERDRECDRHKDKERHKDRSQQAKISKIKVNEADVDKAKSKASAAARDAKPKEKRLVNDDLMQTSFERMLSLKDQEIEQWHRKHLEKIKQKERERLKQRPLAEPAKSKPKDRTKPEPCLSKELTRSKSSEASEVHGREKSLKDGTSPRTVSLDGKSLPSISAKVMSAVENCLTRSPRPESERCGPMSRSVSLVSVASSEDSCQATILTPRHAEYDSDMTMEASDSLPAFLQSDLVIQATRSPSAHTNSLPDAPQVTRTLLSNRHETPYLRAILDEDANSAAEGKAVESLPKSTEELKTRETPAETEDGVSSQQCLNTVVDSDADRDTCGSSAAPQVLNKDPLLKNLTLPQSSGSQPASSEPTAPLFEPPVVKDVQSVTENLQAECSNKEPDQLSALAASLSAEPPVIINAKPLPSSGVESLQQVDTAATEDSDHTEKPSEVSDGPELESVESGPESCRASPALSTSSHIPSSTTGESLPGFRKSSTESKCSEENVKGEKFKLSSDAAASCIEAPLEKDSIPCLSLEQKTEEVPDVPHNSENLSGSTASVSAESSSTEGSVSTEDLSELKAEASLEPMAMTPADEKAESAVEPAPQTDSSNASRSSSPQCGDQKADCLGARLKARSAEDDIDIHVPHPRKRKMPKVPTSQSSSSSQDKERGQQSLAAIVDSLKLEEIEPYQTERANPYYEFLHIRKKIEEKRKVLCSVTPQPPQYYDEYVTFNGSYLLDGNPLSKLCIPMITPPPSLPEQLKEMFKQQEVVRMKLRLQHSIEREKLIVSNEQEVLRVHYRAARTLANQALPFSACTVLLDAEVYNMPQDVQFAPGSQSDDGKTSVRDRFNARQFMSWLQDVDDKFDKLKTCLLMRQQHEAAALNAVQRLEWQLKLQELDPATYKSTSIFEIPEFYIPLVEVNDDFDLTPI, translated from the exons ATGGCCAAACCTGGGAGCGACAGAGATGGAGCCATGGTGGATAAGCAGGCGGGGAAGAAG AGCAAGGAAAAGTTGTCCCCGTTCTCCAAAACTCCGAAGCTGGACCGGAGTGAATTACTGGGGAAGGAAGGGAAAACAAAGTCTTCCATGAAGCGCAAGCTCTCCTTCACGACCAGTCCGACGCGGACAGAGGAGCGAGACTCTGATACCG ACAAAGATGGACCAGACAAGAAGAAAGTGAAGAAGGAAACGGGGAGCAAGAAGCCACAGCCTCCCAACCTTTTGTTTGGGTATCCTCTGTCAGAACGCAAACAGATGGCTCTCCTAATGCAGATGACTGCCAACAGCCCag ACTCAACACCTAGTCACCCCTCTCAGACGACCCCTGTGCAGAAGAAAGTCCCCAGCAGCACTTCATCACGACAGAAGGACAAGGTCAACAAGAGGAATGAGCGAGGGGAGACGCCGCTTCACATGGCAGCCATCCGGGGAGATGCCAAGCAAGTAAAGGAGCTCATAAGCCTGGGAGCTGATGTCAACGTCAAAGACTTTGCAG GTTGGACTCCTCTCCATGAAGCCTGTAATCTCGGTTACTACGATGTGGCCAAGGTCTTGATAGCAGCAGGTGCCGAGGTGAACACACAGGGTCTGGACGATGACACGCCGCTTCATGATGCTTCCAGCAGCGGACATAAAGAT ATTGTGAAACTGCTTCTGCGTCATGGTGGAAACGCCTTCCAGGCGAACAAGCGGGGAGAGCGTCCAGTGGACGTAGCAGATtctcaggagctggagcagcttttAAAGGGAGAGTTGCCACTGTCTGACCAAGATGACAGCACTTCAG AGTCTGAAGACCCACCATCTGTCGATCCGTCCAGTGTGGACGACAACATGGAAGATTCCGATACTGAAAAGGACTCGGATAGCAAACCAGCCACGAAGGCGTCATCCTCTATGCCAGAGTTGGACGAGTACGAGTTcaaggacgaggaagaggaggaggatctcAGCAAAGCCTTGAATGACAGGCACATCCTCCGGAGGGAACTACGGCAGCGCGAGAAGGACGACAAAGATAGGAATCATGTGGCAGGAAAGCAGGGCAGTAAGGGAGATTCCTCCAAGTCCAAAAAGCAGAAGACTTCTCGTGTCCACTGCAGCTCAGATACCTCCAGTGATGAAAGTGTTTTGGAAAAAAGGAACTCACCCACCTGTTCCCAGAGCTCAGAGAACCTCAAAGCAGAAACAAGGTCTAAAAAGGACAATGCTGAGCAGAAAGACAAGGGCAAAGTTAAGAGGAAGAGCAAGAGCcagaataaaaataaggaaAATCAAGAGGATGGCAAAGAAAATAGTAAAACATTGGTACTGTCCCTCGCAACTGTGTCAGAGAGCACAGAAAAGGGTCGTGAGGAAGATTCCTTCAAGATGTCTTTCAGCCCTAAAGACGACTCCTCTGTCCACCTCTTCCATTTGTCGTCAATCAAATCTCCCAAACTAAATCACAGCTTGACGGACAAACAATCCCCGCTCAAGCAGGAAAATACCAAGATGTGTATTTCCATGAGCGATAGTTCCTGTCCAGTGGACAGTGTCAAATTCAACCACTACACGGACACAGAGTACTGCACTGAAGGCTCCAGCACCAAGGGCTGTAAGCATAAGGAAAAGAGCAAGCATCAACAGAAAGACTCCAGCTTAGATGGAGACGACGGTCATCTGAGCCCTTACAAAGATGGCAGCTTAGGAAACAGCATAGACAGCAGTGAAGGCGTGCTGCGGAAAACCGACTTGGATGGCAAAGTAGTAAAGAAGCATAAGCTCAAACAcaaggagaaagacaaacacaggaggGAGTATGAGGCAGAGCGGAGCCGgcggagggagaaggaggccaGGAAAGACAGCCACAGGAATTTGGAGTTTGACAGAGAGTTCTGGAAAGAGAATTTTTTCAAAAGTGATGAGACGGATGAACCTCTGCCGGTGAAAAAGGAAGGTGACGACTCGCTGCCGAAGAACTCTGATTCCTCGCCTGTGAAGGATGAGAGAAACCCAAAGGAGAAACACTCGAGCAGCAAGGAAAAGAAGTCGAGAGAGGAGCGAGAAAAAGACAAGGCGGTGAAAAAAGAGCGGAAGGAGGCTGCTGGTAAAGAGGAGAAGTTAAAGGATTCAAAGCCCAGCGAGCGTGACGAAAGGCTGGACTGCCACAGCTCGGGGCGGATTCCTGAGGAGTCACTGCAGAGCAACAGCATgaaagaagagacagaagagaaGCCCGTAAGTGGGATCACAGCTGATCAGGAACAGCTGGAGTCCTCGGAAAAAGGCTCACGCGAGAGAACTGACAAGAGACTCCCAGGAAAGGAGAAGGATTTGGAAAAAATGGAGAAACGGCATCTCGACAGGGAAAAAAAGGTTAAAACTGAGCACTCTGACAAAACGGAACCACAGAATTCAGTGGATCGCTggaaggaaaaagagagaaCTGGGGCTGTTTCCTCCCACTCGCCTGGAGAtaaaaactacaaagacaaTGAAAAACTAAAATCCTTATTCCCAACAAAAAAACACGAAGAcggcaggaaaaacaaagataAGTTCGACAAACGGGTTGACAAGGAATACAGCGTCTGGGATCACAGGGAGAAGGATCGCACAAACTCCGATAAGAAAGGAAAACCTCTAGAGAAGTCCACAGATCATGGTAAATCTGATCGCTCCAAAGAAAAGGACTGTgacaggaagaagagagagaagctcAAAGATGGAACTCTCTCCTCCAGTTCCAACCTGAAACTAGTTttagaagagaagaagagctatctgtcagagagcagcaggtctgtgtctGCCAAGTCAAAGGAGGAGGTTGTGAGAACTCCGGAAAAGGATCGCGACCGGAGAGAGCGGGACAGAGAGTGTGACAGACACAAGGACAAAGAGCGACACAAAGACCGCTCCCAGCAGGCCAAGATTAGCAAGATCAAAGTCAACGAGGCCGACGTGGACAAGGCCAAATCCAAAGCGTCCGCAGCAGCCCGAGACGCCAAGCCCAAGGAGAAGAGGCTCGTGAACGACGACCTGATGCAGACCAGCTTCGAGCGCATGCTCAGCCTGAAGGACCAGGAAATTGAGCAGTGGCATCGGAAGCACCTGGAGAAGATCAAACAGAAAGAGCGGGAGCGGCTCAAGCAGCGGCCTCTGGCGGAGCCGGCCAAGTCCAAGCCCAAAGACCGCACCAAGCCGGAACCGTGCCTGAGCAAGGAGCTCACGCGCTCCAAAAGCTCCGAGGCCTCCGAGGTCCACGGCAGAGAGAAGTCTCTGAAGGACGGCACGAGCCCCAGGACGGTGTCTCTGGACGGAAAGAGTCTGCCCTCCATCAGCGCAAAGGTCATGTCTGCTGTGGAAAACTGTCTGACGAGGTCGCCCAGACCGGAGAGCGAGCGCTGTGGCCCCATGTCTCGATCCGTGTCCTTGGTGTCTGTCGCCAGCTCCGAAGATTCATGCCAGGCCACGATACTAACACCCAGACACGCTGAGTACGACTCTGACATGACCATGGAGGCGTCCGACTCGCTGCCCGCCTTCCTCCAGTCTGACCTGGTTATACAGGCCACCCGCTCGCCTTCTGCCCACACCAACAGTCTTCCAGACGCGCCGCAGGTCACTCGGACGCTACTGTCCAACAGGCATGAGACTCCGTACCTCCGAGCTATTCTAGATGAGGACGCCAACTCGGCAGCCGAAGGTAAGGCTGTTGAAAGTCTGCCCAAGTCCACCGAGGAGTTAAAAACGAGAGAGACCCCAGCAGAAACGGAGGACGGTGTCAGTAGTCAACAATGTTTAAATACTGTGGTGGATTCAGACGCAGACAGAGACACTTGTGGCTCCTCAGCTGCACCACAAGTGTTAAACAAAGACCCCCTGTTAAAAAACCTGACACTTCCACAGTCCAGCGGTTCTCAGCCTGCATCATCAGAGCCCACGGCTCCTCTGTTTGAGCCTCCAGTTGTGAAGGACGTCCAAAGTGTGACGGAGAATCTGCAGGCAGAATGTAGCAACAAGGAGCCTGATCAGCTGTCAGCACTTGCAGCTTCACTGTCTGCTGAGCCTCCTGTGATCATAAATGCGAAACCTCTGCCGTCGTCTGGAGTGGAGAGCCTTCAACAGGTGGACACGGCCGCCACAGAGGACTCTGACCACACAGAGAAGCCTTCTGAGGTCTCTGATGGACCAGAACTAGAAAGCGTGGAGAGTGGACCTGAAAGCTGCAGAGCAAGTCCCGCACTGTCCACCAGCTCACACATTCCCAGCTCCACCACCGGAGAGTCTTTACCAGGTTTTAggaaaagcagcacagagtcCAAATGTTCCGAAGAGAACGTTAAAGGTGAGAAATTCAAACTTTCCAGCGACGCCGCTGCCTCGTGCATTGAAGCTCCGCTGGAGAAGGACAGCATTCCCTGTTTAAGCCTCGAACAGAAGACGGAGGAGGTGCCAGATGTTCCACATAATTCAGAGAACCTCAGTGGCAGCACTGCTTCTGTTTCAGCAGAGAGTTCATCTACTGAGGGCAGCGTTTCCACCGAGGACCTGTCTGAGCTGAAGGCAGAGGCCTCGTTGGAGCCGATGGCGATGACGCCCGCTGATGAGAAAGCAGAGTCAGCTGTAGAACCGGCGCCTCAGACCGACAGCAGCAACGCCTCACGGAGCTCCTCTCCCCAGTGTGGAGACCAGAAGGCAGATTGCTTAGGGGCCAGGCTCAAAGCTCGCTCAGCAGAGGACGACATCGACATCCACGTTCCCCACCCGCGAAAGAGAAAGATGCCCAAGGTGCCGACTTCTCAGTCGAGCTCCTCGTCCCAGGACAAGGAGAGGGGCCAGCAGTCGCTGGCTGCCATCGTGGACTCTTTGAAGCTGGAGGAGATTGAGCCCTACCAGACGGAGCGGGCCAACCCTTACTACGAGTTCCTCCACATCCGGAAGAAGATCGAGGAGAAGCGCAAGGTGCTGTGCAGCGTCACCCCCCAACCGCCGCAGTATTATGACGAATACGTGACCTTCAACGGATCCTACCTCTTAGACGGGAACCCACTCAGCAAACTCTGCATACCGATG ATAACGCCTCCTCCATCATtaccagagcagctgaaggagatgTTCAAACAACAAGAGGTCGTCCGAATGAAGCTGCGGCTCCAGCACAGCATTGAAAGA GAAAAGCTGATCGTATCCAATGAGCAGGAAGTCTTGAGAGTTCATTACCGGGCGGCAAGGACACTAGCCAATCAGGCGCTGCCTTTCAGTGCCTGTACAGTTCTATTGGACGCAGAGGTTTACAACATGCCTCAAGATGTGCAG TTTGCTCCTGGTTCACAGAGCGATGACGGCAAAACGTCAGTAAGGGACAGGTTCAACGCCCGCCAGTTCATGTCCTGGTTACAAGATGTGGACGACAAGTTTGATAAACTAAAG ACGTGTCTCCTGATGAGGCAGCAGCACGAGGCGGCGGCCCTGAACGCCGTGCAGCGACTCGAGTGGCAGCTCAAACTCCAGGAGCTGGACCCGGCCACCTACAAGTCCACCAGCATCTTTGAGATCCCCGAGTTCTACATCCCTCTCGTGGAGGTCAACGATGACTTCGACCTCACGCCGATATGA